GTGCCCGGGTGCCCGCGTGCCCGCGCCGCTCGCTCGCTCCCCGCGCCGCACCCCGGCCCGGGCGCCGCCGGCGCCGCGGCTCGGGCTGCAAAGTtggcggcgggcgcgggcagaGGCTCGGGGCGCGCGTGCGGGGCCGCGCCGCGCCTCTCGCCCTTGGCCGGCGCCCGGTGCAGCCTCCCGCCGCCCGGGGCAGCGGCAGCTCCGCGGGgacccgccgcccgccgccgcccgccgccgccgccgccgctgcgaGCGGCCTGAGCGCGCgtccgccgcgccccgcgccccgccagcCCCGGAGCCGCAGCCGTcacccgcgcgccccgcgcgccccgcgcgccccgcgggcCGAGGCCCGGCCGCCCGCCGCACGTCCCCGCGGCGGGGGCATGGAGGAGCGGCGGGCTCCGAGCCGCGCCCCGGAGTCCCCGAAACTTCCGAGCGGGAGCcggtccccgccgccgccgccgccgccgccggcgctAGCGCCCACGCCCACGCCGCCCACGCCGCGTCGCCTGCCGGCCTGAGAGCGGGACCATGGATGAAAGGTTCAACAAGTGGCTGCTGACGCCCGTGCTCACTCTCCTCTTCGTGGTCATCATGTACCAGTACGTGTCCCCCTCGTGCACCAGCTCCTGCGCCAACTTCGGGGAGCAGCAGCGGCCGCAGCCGCGCGCGGGGGACGCCGGCCCGCCtgtcgccgccgccgctgccgccgccgccgcccgggctcCGGCCCGCCGGGCCCCGGCGCCGCAgctgcccccgccgccccggggaTCCCCGCCCGCGGGCGCCCGGGCCGCCCCCGACGACGAGGACGAGGAGCCCGGGGAGCCCGAGGCGGCCGAGGCGCCGGACGAGGTGGAGGGCGaggtgatggaggaggaggaggaggaggaggaccgggaggaagaggaggaggaggaggaggagggggcggaggaggaggagcgggacCCCGAGGCCCCCGAGAACGGCTCGCTGCCCCGCTTCGTGCCGCGCTTTAACTTCACCCTCAAGGACCTGACCCGCTTCGTGGATTTCAACATCAAGGGGCGCGACGTGATCGTGTTCCTGCACATCCAGAAGACGGGCGGCACCACGTTCGGCCGGCACCTGGTCAAGAACATCCGGCTGGAGCAGCCGTGCAGCTGCAAGGCCGGCCAGAAGAAGTGCACCTGCCACCGGCCCGGCAAGAAGGAGACGTGGCTCTTCTCCCGCTTCTCCACCGGCTGGAGCTGCGGGCTGCACGCCGACTGGACGGAGCTCACCAACTGCGTGCCGGCCATCATGGAGAAGAAGGACTGTCCCCGCAACCACAGCCACACCAGGTACCGTCCCGGCCGGGCCCGCCGCGCCCTGCCTTCCCGGGGGGTTCCCGTGCGTCCGCCCGCGGCGGGGGGGACAgagcttggggtgtgtgtgtgtgtgtgtgtgtgtgtgtgtgtgtgtgtgtaagcacccCTGGGCGCCTGGGCAGTGTCCAGCTCTTGAACttgctcctcccctctccccgcccccctctcccgtGCCGTGTTCACCTTCCGAGGGGTCCGGAGCCTCCCCAGGGGGGCCctgatgtgtgtgtgcgtgtgtgtgtgtgtgtgcacgcgcgcgcgcgtgtgccgGGTGCACCCAGGCGCCCTGCAAATTGCAATCTTGGAACCCAAGTTGTGTGCGTGCAGACACCCCCAAGCCCGCAGCCGGCCGGGTAGGGAGGCAGGAGTTTGCTGCAGGCACCGCGAACTGGCGGGGCGTTTCGGTTCTCTCGCTAAGTGGCCGTGTGGTGGCCAGCTCGGGAAATGTTCTCTCTCTGATGCCACTTTGAAGACACGCGTTCAGACGCCTGCTCTGTCCCAGGTAACCCTCGCCTGGACAGGGCTTTTGCTGTTgagcgcaccgccaggagttgcACCTATGCATTTGCCAAGCCTGATTAACCACTCTTCCCAGGAGTcattctgggaatttttttttctttttcgttgCGTGCCTGGCAGTGTGCTAAGTGCTCAGTGGATACAGAAAGACACTAAGCAAAGCAAATCCTTTCAGTTCAGGCTAAAATAGCACCCGCTCCCCTTAAGTAATAGTGCTGCTGAGAATTAGGAAAGTTTGCAATCTTAATAGCCAATGAAAGTGCTTACATTATTCACATCCTTAGAGAGAGGCATGGATTTAAGAATTTGGTTGAATGTTCTTTCTGCCCATTGCAATTTGAAGATTAATCTGACACgcttgctcaggggactaaaatattaaaagctCGGAACACTAGTTTATTGAAGTTTTTATCTCAAAGGCTTCAAACAATTTGGTGTCAGGAAATAGgaatttaaaaactcaaactCAATATGTTGATATCAGATAGCGTTTGCATTTGACATTATGGGAAAAGCTTCATTTACTGGAAGCGACCAGCTTCGGGAATTCACCACCACTGAAGCATCTAATTCTACTTCATTTCTCCAAGAATGAGCAAAATTTCATTATAGGATTTTTTACTCGGGCAGtttttcaaatactttctctctttcctttcatttcctaTTTAATGGAAATTGCTTAGAATAAGAAACCATTGGACTTGGAATGAAGGCGTTGGTATAGTTTAAGGACCTTCCTTACTGGGTATAATTCCAGGACCTTTATTTTACTCTGAGAGCTTTATAACTGCAGCATTTTAGAGTGTACCACTCTATTTGAGTTTAAAATAGTTGAAAACAAAATTGCTTTCAAACTTGTTAACATGTAGACTATTATTTCAGAGAGAGACAAGATCTGCTACATTTCACTCAGGGCTGAACTTTCTGTAGTTAGCCCTTTGTGTATTTCTGAGTGACCCCTAAAGTCTTTGCTAGTCTGATTCTGAACTTCCCTAGCGCTGAAATGAGATAGGTTGTTGATTCTCAAGTAGGAAGATCTAAAGATCTAATGGGTCACTGCTAACCATTCACAATGAAATGGCAAGGAAATGGCCTTCCCTATATACTGTCCACGGGGAAACTGCCATCTCTATATACTGCCATTACTGACCCTACATACTATTAAAACTAGTGACCAGCTGAAGGTTTGGGATGAATTTGAAGAGTATGAAACCTAAAATTTGGATTTTTGCCTAGTAAATAATGATGCTCTAGCTGCATACCCTGCATAGAGTAGATCAGACCACTACCCCAGGAAGTACCGCTCCAGGAAGTACTCCAGGAAGTACTATAAAGCAGATTAGTCTTCTTGTATTTTTGAACATGTAGGTTCTATTGCACAAAAGCCTCTCTCTGATTCTGGATGTCCTTgaatattcatttcatcaccagtTGTCCGATGACCACTATGTGcaaatttgcttattttgggggaaGAGAATGAAATGAGTTGTTTTttggtgcttttttaaaaaaaatagttttggtaTGACTTTTTATagttctctcctcttccttcttgtcATCTCTATCCTTCCCGGCATTTtcaattacttttcttttgtaGATGCTGTAGGGAGGCAGAGTTGGGGTTTGTGTGCAgttgccctgcatgcaaagctctaGGGGGAAAGTTGAAGAGATGTTCACTTGCATCTTCTTCACAGGGAAGATGGAATTAGTTGTCTGTCATTGGACTGTCTGTGTACAGCATTCTACAGTCAACTAGATTAGCCAGGATCATGGAAGGTGCATTTCCACAATGCAAAATGGCAGATAATCTATTGCTACATAATGGGAACAAGGTTCTATTTCACATAGGGCTCGCTCTGAGAAAAACTCAGAAGTAGATTGTGTTGATTATAGTCCCTGTGTCTCTCTGCTTTGGCTGTGCCCAAGTTAGCCCCTTTTCATTTTTACAGGGATCAGTGCCCCTGTGGAGTGCATGATGGGTAAGAGGCAGAAGCCAGGAACCAGAGGTGTTTGTGGAGCCCAgcagtatcttttttttctgaaccTCAGGTTTTCACTTCTCTCTTATAGATAATTAGTACTTCCCTCATAGAGGTGTTCTGAGAACCCAGTGAGCAAATGCACATGAAAATGAAGCATCTATGCATATTATTCTGTTTTGGTACATAGTACTCAGTAGTgaaggggcagatatagaatgacattTGGGTATCAATTACTGCAACAGTATTTTCACCTAAGCAAGACATTCATTCACAGAGGGACCTGAGATCAGTTCCTTACAGGAGCATAGTGTGAGTGTTTCACTTTAGTGAATAGAGAATGTGTGTTGAGAGAGTTTCACTTTATGAATATGAAATTCCAGACTGAAGCAATGGTAGATGATGGATGGGCATGTGGACAGCGGTCCTTGCAGGGGCATGATGGCTAAGAGTGTTGGAGGATGCGCCGGGTAGTAGCTGGGTTTATAATCTGTGAGGACATCCTAGCTTGGGACTTTGGTGAAATTGGAAGCAGGCACCCAAAGATTGGAGGATCAGTAAAGAGCCAAGGCAGAGGCTATGCATTCCAGATCAGTCGGTGATGATTTTAGTCAGCAAGTGACCTTAGACATG
The nucleotide sequence above comes from Sorex araneus isolate mSorAra2 chromosome 1, mSorAra2.pri, whole genome shotgun sequence. Encoded proteins:
- the LOC129401413 gene encoding heparan-sulfate 6-O-sulfotransferase 3-like isoform X2, whose amino-acid sequence is MDERFNKWLLTPVLTLLFVVIMYQYVSPSCTSSCANFGEQQRPQPRAGDAGPPVAAAAAAAAARAPARRAPAPQLPPPPRGSPPAGARAAPDDEDEEPGEPEAAEAPDEVEGEVMEEEEEEEDREEEEEEEEEGAEEEERDPEAPENGSLPRFVPRFNFTLKDLTRFVDFNIKGRDVIVFLHIQKTGGTTFGRHLVKNIRLEQPCSCKAGQKKCTCHRPGKKETWLFSRFSTGWSCGLHADWTELTNCVPAIMEKKDCPRNHSHTSAN
- the LOC129401413 gene encoding heparan-sulfate 6-O-sulfotransferase 3-like isoform X1, whose product is MDERFNKWLLTPVLTLLFVVIMYQYVSPSCTSSCANFGEQQRPQPRAGDAGPPVAAAAAAAAARAPARRAPAPQLPPPPRGSPPAGARAAPDDEDEEPGEPEAAEAPDEVEGEVMEEEEEEEDREEEEEEEEEGAEEEERDPEAPENGSLPRFVPRFNFTLKDLTRFVDFNIKGRDVIVFLHIQKTGGTTFGRHLVKNIRLEQPCSCKAGQKKCTCHRPGKKETWLFSRFSTGWSCGLHADWTELTNCVPAIMEKKDCPRNHSHTRGEVYLGLENVICSF